One window from the genome of Rariglobus hedericola encodes:
- a CDS encoding prepilin-type N-terminal cleavage/methylation domain-containing protein: MHTLARIPAREARLNRQTGNRAFTLIELLTVIGIIAILAAITFGVVKGVNERAAIGQAKTELAVLSQALEAYKKQYGDYPQTGLVAVGPNTTTALAATHTQALLFNALAGKLGPKLGSAAEITNSAINSKSFVELSRFSLETTTLPSVNNATAALNSFLDPWGRRYMYYYNSAAAGWRHPGYILFSVGPNADYQAPTNTVNNYTHANNLDSIYANKN, from the coding sequence ATGCATACCCTTGCACGTATCCCCGCGCGTGAGGCCCGCCTGAACCGTCAGACTGGCAATCGCGCATTCACCCTGATCGAGCTTCTGACCGTGATCGGCATTATCGCCATTTTGGCAGCCATTACTTTTGGCGTGGTGAAGGGAGTCAACGAGCGTGCGGCGATCGGTCAGGCAAAGACTGAACTGGCGGTGCTCTCACAAGCGTTGGAGGCTTATAAAAAACAATATGGCGATTATCCGCAGACTGGATTAGTCGCAGTGGGTCCAAACACGACGACCGCTCTGGCTGCCACGCATACGCAAGCGCTTTTGTTTAATGCTTTAGCGGGTAAATTGGGTCCTAAGCTTGGGTCTGCTGCCGAAATAACCAACTCTGCAATTAACAGTAAAAGCTTTGTAGAGCTTTCTCGTTTTTCTTTGGAAACGACAACCTTGCCCTCTGTCAATAATGCAACGGCTGCTTTAAATAGTTTTTTAGATCCTTGGGGGCGTCGTTATATGTATTATTATAATTCAGCCGCTGCTGGCTGGCGTCACCCTGGGTATATTCTTTTTTCGGTTGGACCTAATGCGGATTATCAAGCCCCTACAAATACGGTTAACAACTACACTCACGCAAATAATCTCGATAGCATTTATGCAAACAAGAACTAA
- a CDS encoding prepilin-type N-terminal cleavage/methylation domain-containing protein has translation MQTRTNTPVARSLQAFTLIELLTVIAIIGILAAIIIPTVGSVKISANKAKSKAQFSQWSVSMGLFKNEYGYYPSIGTGNKVVAASFFGALTGKSYSGGTASDLKGNSKKLSFYSASDSEVTLIANGDAADGLLKDAFGNTDIVYFVDSNSDGIINDQDSPALSLAPVTPIDGAPVTPTGFTAAAGVRSGVIFYSAGRGLTANDIVYSW, from the coding sequence ATGCAAACAAGAACTAACACTCCAGTTGCACGCTCACTGCAGGCCTTTACATTGATTGAACTTTTGACGGTGATTGCCATTATCGGTATTCTGGCTGCAATCATTATTCCTACGGTTGGCTCTGTTAAAATTTCGGCTAACAAAGCAAAGTCCAAGGCTCAGTTTAGTCAGTGGTCCGTTTCTATGGGTTTGTTTAAAAATGAATATGGTTATTATCCTTCCATTGGGACTGGTAATAAGGTTGTCGCAGCTTCATTTTTCGGTGCGCTAACGGGAAAAAGTTACAGTGGTGGAACGGCTTCGGATCTAAAGGGGAATAGTAAAAAATTGTCTTTTTATTCGGCCTCTGATTCTGAGGTTACATTAATTGCTAATGGGGATGCTGCTGATGGCTTGCTCAAAGATGCCTTTGGGAATACTGATATTGTATATTTCGTAGATTCTAATAGCGATGGTATTATTAATGATCAGGATTCTCCGGCCTTGTCGCTCGCACCTGTAACTCCAATCGATGGCGCTCCAGTTACGCCTACTGGATTTACGGCCGCTGCTGGTGTGCGATCTGGTGTGATTTTTTATTCGGCAGGTCGCGGCCTGACGGCCAATGACATAGTCTATAGCTGGTAA
- a CDS encoding response regulator: MSLEESTPSAPEVAREAVLVVDDERPLLEVFAEALGTRFDVTTATSAREAEFILRKKNFKVVIADHLMPGGNGMSFLVRAREEYPHMQRVLVTGYMKPEMLLRSVNEAALFRYLLKPVSVVELVNVVVEAAKLHDALVKVAADDVS; the protein is encoded by the coding sequence ATGAGCCTCGAAGAATCCACACCATCCGCCCCGGAAGTAGCTCGTGAGGCGGTTTTGGTGGTTGATGATGAACGTCCCTTGCTGGAGGTCTTTGCCGAGGCCTTGGGAACCCGTTTTGATGTGACGACGGCGACATCGGCGCGTGAGGCTGAATTCATCCTGCGCAAAAAGAATTTCAAAGTCGTCATCGCCGATCACCTGATGCCCGGTGGCAATGGCATGAGTTTCCTGGTGCGCGCCCGTGAGGAATATCCGCACATGCAACGCGTGCTGGTGACTGGTTACATGAAGCCCGAGATGTTGCTGCGCAGCGTGAACGAGGCGGCGTTGTTTCGCTATTTGCTCAAGCCGGTGTCGGTCGTCGAGCTGGTCAACGTGGTGGTCGAAGCAGCCAAATTGCACGACGCGCTGGTCAAGGTGGCCGCAGACGACGTGTCGTAA
- a CDS encoding prepilin-type N-terminal cleavage/methylation domain-containing protein, translated as MQRSNYRGFTLIELLVVIGLISLLAAGIGISMRNGNPTSALRAGQGSLVSLLSGARGQAALNQSDAMIVVDVTNAGNDDFLRSLQVVVRAGSGLDEWRAVGDPIMLPQGIYVVPPSSPAVLTLTGWSANRQSKGFQPLATSLAERSYDAVNYQYYPTGAFASKTYLKFQVFSSLGKTTGEGTILVTSGRRTDATTITLDNPDFIRGVFVSRYGVPTLINEAQTFDLVTVTP; from the coding sequence ATGCAGCGCAGCAATTATAGGGGCTTTACGCTGATTGAGCTGTTAGTGGTGATTGGCTTAATAAGTCTTCTTGCGGCGGGTATTGGCATTTCCATGCGTAATGGGAATCCTACGTCTGCATTGAGGGCCGGACAAGGATCTCTTGTCAGTTTGCTTTCAGGTGCTCGTGGTCAAGCTGCACTTAATCAGTCGGATGCGATGATCGTTGTCGATGTTACCAATGCTGGAAATGACGATTTTTTGCGATCATTACAAGTGGTTGTTCGTGCTGGTTCAGGATTGGATGAATGGCGTGCTGTAGGTGATCCGATTATGTTGCCGCAAGGTATATATGTCGTTCCTCCCTCAAGTCCTGCTGTGCTTACATTGACTGGATGGTCTGCAAATAGACAGTCTAAGGGATTTCAGCCTCTAGCTACTTCTCTTGCTGAAAGATCCTACGACGCCGTTAATTATCAATACTATCCCACGGGTGCTTTTGCTTCTAAGACTTATCTTAAGTTTCAAGTCTTTAGCTCGTTAGGCAAAACTACCGGTGAGGGCACTATTTTGGTAACTTCTGGGCGTCGCACTGACGCCACTACTATTACTCTAGACAATCCTGATTTCATCCGAGGCGTATTTGTTAGTCGCTACGGTGTTCCTACTCTTATTAACGAAGCGCAAACATTTGATTTAGTTACTGTAACTCCATGA